In Flavobacterium sp. WV_118_3, one DNA window encodes the following:
- a CDS encoding glycosyltransferase, whose product MLSILIPTYNYDISELVRTLLREANALPLAFEIICWDDCSTDTIISERNKALHQESEHYSYFRNASNLGRTQTRTLLAQKAKYEYVLFLDSDVLPVSDTFLQNYIAAIPNNYPVLFGGYQYRSEHQNEATILRWEFGRYRESHTAAVRNTKPYHYIFSGNLLMDKNTFLNLPFPENNSYGMDSYFSYQLYKNTIPVYHIDNPIWHLGLEENMIFFRKSLEAVKIRKHFAPELPGLENINSLIKHYSRLKQWRLDKVVGFFFRISEPLLRKMILGKNRSLFCLDLYRLGYICVVN is encoded by the coding sequence ATGCTTTCTATATTAATTCCAACTTATAACTATGATATCAGCGAACTGGTTCGTACTCTTCTTCGGGAAGCAAATGCGCTACCATTGGCATTCGAAATTATCTGTTGGGATGACTGTTCAACTGATACGATAATTTCGGAGCGCAATAAGGCTTTGCATCAGGAATCCGAACATTATTCTTATTTTCGAAATGCATCCAATTTAGGACGTACTCAAACGCGGACATTACTGGCCCAAAAAGCTAAATACGAGTATGTACTGTTTCTCGATTCCGATGTTTTACCCGTATCAGATACGTTTTTACAAAACTATATTGCCGCAATTCCGAACAACTATCCTGTTCTTTTTGGTGGTTATCAATATCGTTCCGAACACCAAAACGAAGCCACGATTTTGCGATGGGAATTTGGGCGCTACAGAGAGTCACACACGGCTGCTGTCAGAAATACAAAACCGTATCATTATATTTTTTCCGGTAATCTACTAATGGATAAAAATACGTTTCTAAATCTCCCTTTTCCGGAAAATAACAGCTACGGTATGGATAGTTATTTTTCCTATCAACTCTATAAAAACACCATCCCAGTATACCACATCGACAATCCGATTTGGCATCTTGGTCTGGAAGAGAATATGATTTTTTTTCGAAAATCCCTGGAAGCGGTAAAAATACGGAAGCATTTCGCTCCGGAACTTCCCGGACTTGAAAACATCAATTCATTGATCAAACACTACAGCCGATTAAAACAGTGGCGTCTGGACAAGGTCGTTGGCTTCTTTTTCCGGATTTCCGAACCCTTGCTCCGCAAAATGATTTTAGGAAAAAACCGCAGTCTGTTTTGTCTGGACTTATATCGTTTGGGTTATATTTGTGTGGTAAACTAA